Genomic DNA from Vigna radiata var. radiata cultivar VC1973A unplaced genomic scaffold, Vradiata_ver6 scaffold_553, whole genome shotgun sequence:
aaaaaccaatcaAACGTTGTATAGGAGATCCTCCCCAAAGATAAAATTTCAAAGCAATTAAAAACATATCTGACCTTCCTTTTTCACTGCATTATCATTCTTCCAAAGTTCCAACAACCATAGAAGCTGGGCATACAATTAGCAAATAGACAAAACTACGTAAAATGGAAAGAGAATGACGAATAAACAAACCTGGAGAAGTGCAGTCATGAACAGATGGAAAGCCTGTGTGTTTTGGTCAATGAGTATTGATATTCGACCAAAAAAATTAACCACACCTTGCATCTGTCAATAGAGGAAATGAATTCAAAAAATGccaaaaaaaaaggttttaaataACACATAACAAATTCATATCCATATTAATATATGTACCTAAATATAATATTCCTATGTTGCTTATAATAACCAGGCCCTTTAGCTAATAGAAATTTCACTAGAGACCAATAATTCCCAGCTACAAAAATATTAGCAGAATGTTTGGAATCAATTATTTTCTTCAGAAGCCTTCTCAGAAATCGGATAAAAATAAGCAAATATTTCCTTAAAATTAACTCAATCAAACAAACACTAATATTACCCTTATAACAAGATTGAAACATAAGATTTGGATTCTTTTTGCACAACATGAAACGAAAAAATGAATGGGTCAACCAACAAACAATCACAACCATGAAGTTGCTAGTggtaaagaattaaatatgaCTTCAAACAATCTAATCTAGCTAACCAAATATGGAGAAACAATgaccattcttcattttcatcattcacCTCTATGGAAGAAAAACTAGACTATCACTCACCACACGTAGGACAGAAATCCAAAATCCAGGTGGGGATGGAGGGCCACCAAAGGGATTGTTGGGGTCTTGATCTCCATAAGGCCCACCACCCATGCCATAACCACCCATTGGACCTCCAAAGCCACCGTTATACATTCCCCCTCCATACATCCCGGACGACCCATACATGCCACCACCATATCCTCCCCTGTACATACTGTTACCGTAAAGTCCCCCGCCATAAGAAGATCCATACATTCCTCCTCCTAGTCCACCATAAGAAGATCCATACATTCCAGATCCATATCCAGAATTATAATTCATGGTAGAACCATATCCtacaaattacaataataaaaataacaaggtTCGTTAAAATACGCAAACAGAGAGAAAAGTTTACATAACGACACATTTTTCaacaaggaagaagaaattacCTCCATATGCGTTATTTCCATAATTCTGCTCCCACGGCCTTGTGGGCACGGgcctcccgagagaattcctgTTAACAGCTGCAGTCCTATCAGAAGCAGAAACAATTTCCCCAGGTTTCGCGGTCCCTGAAGCCTCAACTACATCACTCGTGTTGCCAGCTGACGGGGGTTTAAAAGGCGCTGGGCCAGAAGAGGAACCTGCTTGTTCCCAGGGTTTTGGTGGAGGACTATTTGCTGCCACAAAATTTACACAAACAACCAAAAAAACATCAgaaaattttcagattttaaaGTGCAGCTCGTAAGAATTTCTGGCGCCATACTTCGTATATATCAATAACAAGGAACCTTCTTGAGAAAGTTGAAGTTAGGCTGTTTAGAACAATcagaaacacaaaaataaaaactagcaAGTTGggaaaataaattagaatataatCAAGGCAGGATTCGATTCTAGTCAGAGGCGAACAGAAAGCAAACTCGTTTTCAGAATATTCAGAGTACACATGCATcaatttatatagaaaaaagcggttgatgaaaatgaatgATATAACAAATCGAGGGAAGGAACAAAAGGGAGGGGATTGTCAATTAGTGGAATGCGTAGGATTTTAGGGTTTGGAGAAAACGGTATGTCCTAACGGAAAACATGGCGtgaaggaaattaaaaaaagaaaataaagaaaaagtgcGGCACAGAGAATTAAGCTCGGAAAACGAACCTGAGGGTTGTGGTTTGGGTTCCATGGGAATTGCAGAGAGACGGCATATAAAGAAGCAGATTGTGTATGCTGAGGTTTAGCTCTTCGCACCAAAGCCAACCGATTCGGGTGGCTTTCGCCTTACAATTACACGGCGAAGAAGGGGGCGGGTTTTGTTTCGCAGCaccttctttatttctttcaacttctatttttttttttctattttatattctaaGGTGGGACCCAACTCCTTCACCCTATGTAAAGCATATCCACCTCATCCAAATCTCAAtcaaatgttctttttttttttcattcacaaataaatctttcattttatcacaacatttgataataaatattatatgaaaaaaaagtcaTGTTCTATCtctatagttttttaaaaataaatttaataataattattattattataaaaaatgataggTAATTTGCAATACAtgatgttattaaaaaatggaaTCAATTTGTAATGTGAggtgtttttaatatttgtctACTTGAATGGTTTGATTctatttctttaactttaaGATTATGATTATTAAAGATTAAGTAAAAGTCAGAGTATAAAATGTGTATAAGAGGcatttctattaatatttttatgttaaaatataaattcaattaatttataattgtagttccaacattatttttttataagcataaaagtaactaatattataaacttctaaataattttaaaattatataaaattttgtaaacacAGCCCAATTAATAATGATAtgaaatttaacatttaattaattttacattatgtAAAAGTATTATTGaagttttaatttaactttaagtgataaaaaaaaataatatatatatatatatatatatatatatatatatatatatatacacacacacacacacactccaATAGTAGAGTAATTATTAGAGTTACAAGAATGAATGATAAATTGTTTCATCTGCATACCCATAGGGTTGAATTACACTGGggtatacaaattttaaatattggtataaaaaacaccaaaaatttTAAAGGTATTAGTTTTAATAAAGATTTACTTTGAAggtataaaaaacttatttatcagAAAGAAAAACGGTACTTCAGGATAGGTATGATACGGAATATTCTCAACAAGCAGTATCATTCTCAGACTTAACctcaaacaaagaaaattatctTGATTCCATCATATCATGAACCCTAAAACAACAGCAGCGAGATACAGCTAAATAAACAGCCCTTATTGGAGTAGAGAGACGACATTGGGAAGATCAAGCCAACATCATCACCAACAGAGCATATATGCCTTGCTACTGCTGTCTAAACCAGTCGTTACATGAGCAACTTGTCCTTTCCCAAAACTCTTCATTCCTCCATGCAAAGTACGCCACTACTTGAAAAAAGGCCTAGGATATGATAGATAGAAGCAGCAGTGGCAACAAGTGATGTGAAGATTTGCATTTccgaaaacaacaaaaaaacgtTTACTTCTTTAGAATCATCTCAAAGGGCAGCATAATACAATGCAGAATCTCCAAGGTTACATAGAAATCAATCACGTACTTTTTCCCTTGGAAGGTTCATTCGACAGCAAGGAGAAAAGCAGACAACGTCAGAACCACTGTAGAGTTTATAATCAAATCTGTGAACTTTTTGGGCAATGATAAAACATGAGAAAACTACATTAAAATGCACAAATCAGGAATTACGTAGAAGCCGAGACGTATAAGAGTTCAGTGGAGTACATCATACAATCAGCAGCAATTGAGACTCCCAGAACAAAACATTACAGAAGTTGAAGCCTCTGAAAGCGAAGGAACGGACATGATTTGGAAGGCAGCAGTTTGAACTTGAGTAGCCATCCATTTGCTATTTTCACCCTGATCATTGTAAAACCTTCCAGGGATAACAGCACCAGATTGGCCTATTATAAGAAAGGCTATGCTGAGTGGCACAAGAAACCAACATAGGAAGCGcttatattttactaaatgcTGATTCAGACATTTTTCAGGTGCAATCGTCGGTTCTTCATCATATGTAATTTGAAGCAATATTAAAGTTTGGTCTTCTTTTGATTAAAGAACCGCTTGAACATCCAATGAAAAAGTAAATGTCAAGGAGACAAATCCCATTTAAACTCAACAGTAAGTACAACATTCTGCACACAAGTTAGTATTTGAATACGGTATGTCAATGTTCATTCACATGgaagaatatttttatgtagTAGTATACTTACTGATAGAGACAAAGTTAATCAAATCTTTCAGATAGAAAACCAAATTTTCCAAAGCCAATGCAGAGCAGAATTGTCGCTTCGAACTAGAACAAATTCCTTATCAATTAAATCACAAGAGGGTGATGTTATTCGTCTTTGTCATTTGAAGTCAAAAAAGATGCAATCACCCAAATctacaataatttttataatcgCCTTGGGGCAATACTGAATTAGTTGTCGTTGTAGCCACGTAACTCGGATTTGTCCTCTTTTGTCCATACAACCATATTTTAGCTATATTATGTCATGGGGAATCAATCAATCTATCCAGATACTATCTATTTACAATAACAGAGTGCGATCACAGCATTACTGTTTACCTCAATCCTGACTACTGCTACTACCACTACGAATTTCTATTCTGCTGCTATGTGTTCGATATGTACAGAACAATGTATTTAACACGCAATACTTCCAATGAACCGCACCTTTCTATCTTCCAAAAAGCTATTCAGAAATGATAATTTGGCAATGCACTAGGTTTGGATGATTAAAGCTTTGCACTTGGCGTAGGTGGCTTGTGGATAATATTCAAACTTCTCAAGATGCAGAACCTTTAGAAGATTCCGAAAAACTAATATCTCCTTGTCAAAGTGAGACTCGAACTTTACACTGAAGTCGCCAACAACATCTATGAGCTGCCTCCCAAGTAGCTATTACTACTGCCAGAACTGGTTAAAATGGAAGGCAAATCACGAACAAGAAACCTGACACTGCATGTACCAATATCATCCAATATGTCTAGACACTCTTGCAAATCAGCATCGCTCACCAACATCACCCATTCCTCTTCATCATCTAGATATTTGAGTTGGAACGACCCAGTTTGTAGTTTGAATCTTGCTGCAACTTCTTCATATAACCTGAAACAACCAGCAGATCGGTCGAACTTGAAACGAATGGTGTCTTCTCTATAGATAGCTTTGACAATTAGTTTTGATCCACTGTCAACGATGGTTGACTTAACTTTGGACTGATTATGGTTCTTGAAGCTCTCAGAACCTGATGAAATGCTATGCATCATTGAACCAGAGTCATTAGATGAGTCTGTCAAGCTTGAGGAACTGGGGTGGTTAGGTTCAACAACCTCAGCATCCCCATCTACACCAATATCCATCTCCTTACCAATCAAGGAATTTGAACTCTGACCAAGAATACTGCATTTAAAGTTTTCTACTCTCAAACCACTCTTGTTCCGAGTCCATTTCTCCTGTTCTTTTGGAAGAACAGAGCCCAAACAAGCTTGTTCAGGACAATCCTGCAACTTGGTGCAAAGGCTTTCCATTTCGCATGACCCATCGTCAATTGCCATTGATTTTGAATCTTCACAACAACCAACGGAAAAAGAGttggttttcttcaattcttcctccaacttaaatgaaaaattctCAACTTCATTACAAGGTGCACGAGGTACCGGGACTGCTTCTTGTGTAATATGTGCAGggtcttttataatatttttctcaggAAACAGAAGACTTTTATGTGCATCAGTTTCCTGGATGATTGAACCTCTTGCCACGAATGCCCCCATAGAGGGATCAAACTTCAACCCTCCCTCCACTCCTCGGACAGAGTCCAGCACAGTCTGTATCTTCTTCAGTGATCGATTCACTTTATTAATCTTGCGGGATGGCCATCTTGAAATTCCATGTTGCCTACATATCCTTTTCAGAGTTGTCGGGCAAACTGGTCAAAGGAGaaatatttgtcaataaaaaattgtttcaattaaCAAGAATTTCCTTTCAGAAATACTGAACATCTCTTTTGGACGACGAAATGGTTCTCTTTATTCAAGATGGAACAGTTGTATTACATATATCAAGTAAAATTGTTACTAACGAGGAAGCTAAGATACTGCAATTACCACTCTTTAAACAGCACTCTTGTATCTTTCAATATAATACTAACAATTGAGTGCTTCAAATTAAAAGGTGCTACATATGCAATCAACACCATTTAAACAACTCCGTCATACGATACATGGTGAAATGCATTCATTGTTTTCCGCACCAAATAGTAActggagaagaaaaaagaaacttataaTTGCTTTCAGAAGGTATACAGCTCAAATGATGGTTAAGATTGACCAATATAACCAAATCGCATATCTGATAAAAAATCTAACACCAGTCATCttaatccaaaataaataacCCAGTTCAATGAATATACggaaattagtataaataatgtTGGAATCTAACCACCGATGTTTTTTGCAGCATCCTTCAGACTACCAGAAAAGTATTGTTGGAGAACACTCAAGCTAACATTCTTCTCTGATGTACTTCTATTTTTCTGGACCTGTCTTTTTGCTCCATTTCTTCCCTACAGGACAAGAAATGTCTCAGGAAATATTAAAAACTGTTACACCACCCATAACTTAAAAAGTTGATGCATAAACTATATCAACTTTGCTGCCGATTAACAGACAACTTCgttacataaaagaaagaaatataatgaGCATTCAGTGTTTCTCCAGTGATCTACTCCACAGTTCACAATCACTTTCAGTAGATGTGTCCACAATGGAGCAACAATTTCACATTTAATTCTGCCACTATATcactataataataaactattaaCAGCTAATCTTGTAGACGTATGCAATCTTCCTGGTTAAGAATTACCAGAAATTTATGAagattaaaaactttaaaaaggCTTATTATACACATTAGGTGGCTAATCATTTCATGGGGAAAATTATTCGCAAACTTGGACATCAATAAGAACGTGCTATTACAAAATTTGcaagataataaaatacatttattccGTCCAAAGAATAGCATGCGTACCTGATTAGCAGAAGGCTCAATTTCATTGCCTCCTGCGTTTGTTGGCGTCGATGGCATCATTGGAACAGAATGATAGTCACCATTTATTAATGGTACTCCAGAGTTTTGACATGACAAAGGAGGAAAATAGGGggcatttttcatttcaaatccTTGTTGTGAACTATCTATTCTTGATAATTCAGCATCTGACACCGTCCTCAAACTACTACAAATTCTCTGCATTGTACCTGAGAGGTTGTCTAATAAAAGTTGCTGCTCTAAACCCCCTCTCATGTTAACAGGCAGAAAGAATTCCAATATGTAATCATCATGATTAGTATAAGTACTCCTTAGCCTAATTGCAACTGCAGCATTCAAATTATACTTGCGTGCATGATGGACAAGTGGATATTCACTAATATCATATGCCTTCACATCAGGACAAAAGAAAGGATGATTTGATCGAAGAGCTTTCCCAGCTATACCTTTCCCTTCCTCAATATGATGTTCTGTGCATGCACGGACAAATCCTGCCAGTGCTCTATCAGTTATATAGCAAGCAGATTCTTCAAGGCAGAGTATGTTTTTTCCACTAATAGTTGAATGGCACCCTTTAGTTCGTATCCTAGTAACTTCACCTCTTGACCCCTCAGTGTAACAACAGGGAAGCCATGTCAGTGCCAGTGGTAATCTATGTGCATGACAGACAGAACGTAACACATCAACTATCTCGGTCAAAGTAGcctttttgttgtttgaaagaCACTGCAGAAGAAATAATATTGCAGGTGAAAAATACAGATAAAACCACATCTCAATTAATGTGGGCCAGATGTGGCAATATCGatatgcaaaataaataaacaaattcacAAATACCTGGGGAAGACATCGAAGAGGCTTGGCAGTGCTTAAATTTACAAGCTGCAGAAAATCATGATAAATACATTATCATTACTACCTGCAACTATAGTATAATGTTCAAATTCATAAAAGGATAGAGTCATTCGGTAAAATAAGTATTGACATATTTCAGTACAACATACTGACGGAATTAAAGTTTGTTGTACACTATTTAATCTTCATAAAGTATAGAAAAAAAGGTTACATTTGGTAAAAATTTGAAGAGTTCACGCATAGAAAAAAAGGGTTTTCTAAGTGACTGAAGAGTGGCTTCATAACTGTGAAAAACAAGTCAAATACACAATGGAGGGTTGAATTGTGTATATTTGCaatgaattgtttgatgaaagCTCAGTCAGATGCAAGATTTTGAGCTGTCAAATAATAAGTCAAAGACCTTCAAAAACTTAGTCTATAAGATCTCTCGTTCTTTAGCTTAGTTTTAAGAACATGCAAAGTAAACTAgttcaaagaaagaaagatttaCTCTTGgcatttttatactggttcataTGTAAAAGCAGACTACTACGTCATAATGCTGTTTTGTGGTTATAACTTGTTAATTTGGACGAATTATGTTCTATATACTTCCATGCTTTGAATTAGTTTAGATTGAGTGTGTTGTGGCTTCATTGGTTTGAAGCCTTGAATTAGTTTGCACGCAATGTGATTGACTACTTGCGTTATTGCTTCAACTAGATAGGACAAATTGTGTTTACTCCTATTATCAAAGTATACTTACTGTTTGacaatttcattatttcaaaacATTGAACCAACTCGATTTATCATGAGAATTTTTTATTGGGTCGGGTCATGGATTTATCCAAACCCAACCAACCTAACCCAACTTAACTTGTACATACCCCCTAAAAGCATTCTACTTCCACGTATATTTTTAACAGAGTAACAAATAGAGCGCAAGGAAAATTCTGAATTTTATGGTGAAGGACACCGGGTAAACTACCATCAAACTCATTATGAAATGCAGTGAGACAGACAAAAAAGTGCAGAAAGGCAAGTAactttgttaaaagaaaaagataccTGGAGTGCACGgcaaacaatttcaaattctcTGTTGAAATCTGGCTTTTCCTTTGTAGTGACAATTTCCAGTACAGCACAACACAACAATTCCGAGTGCATTTCAAAAATGGGAAATGCAATTGATCCACGAACATGGTGATTAATTGCATGCTCGAACCTTAAGTACTCATTCATACTGTAATAACCAACATCTGACGTCCACTCATGAACTTTGGAGGTAAATACACGACCAGGAAGTCCTAAGAAACAACCAGATTTTCCTTCTGCTGGAAATGTAAATGTCCTGGACACTTCGCGGTACCCTGCTAGCATTTGATCTAGCAAATAAGGTTGTTCACTCGTGCTTAAGATGAATTGATCGCCATTCTTTATGGGTACCCAAACTTGTGCCAATATTCCCCCTCCAGCTGATTCCTTAAAGAAGGACAAAGCCCTCAGCATTCTCTCATCAAGTGATAAAGCAGGTGGCCTGGACATTATATAATTTCCTGCATCAGAGTTATTCAGATGTTGAGAAGAGCCAATAATTTTTAGCTTAGAATTCAAGTTATTTGCTTCATTTGCATCATTTAAGAAACCAAGAAGGGTGTCCACTTGCTGACAGGCAACTTTCTCCCCATAAATGGGGGAGCTTTCCATATCGTTGTCATTTCTACCAACTCCTGACATATAGCATTGCCCATTGTTCTGTTGGACTAGGTTGAATCCATCAGGCAATGAATATGGTAATGAAGCAAAGGACGGAAGCTCATTAGCTAAAATCTGATCAGATATGGATGGGCTGGTGCACAGACCAGCATAAGTATCAAAGTTCATGAGCTCTGAGAAGCTATTGGGCATATCCTCTGATATTGAATTGCTCATTCTGCTATCTAATGATGTTGATCCCACCAACTGATTTCCGAAAGATTGCCAATCCCCAATTTCTCTTTCCTTGGAGGAAAAAGGGTATTCCATACTTGGGTTGGAAATCAAACTTCTTGAAAAATTTAACCAATGCTAGAGTTCCTCTGTGTAAAAATTTGCATGAGACGCCGCTTCCATATTCACCAGCACTCTCGAAGTCTGTAAGTTGTCTACTCAAATTAGCTAGCTTATCGATTAAGCAAATTAACATCAgcaaaaaaacccaaaaataaaattttcaaaatcgaTAATTAGAAACCTACAATATCACAACAGCAGATTTTTGAGAATGGTAAGTTTTAAGTCCATGCCCAAGCCAGGATATGCAACTgctctaaaaatatttgaaagaacaaaataaaacttcagCTCTTTaggcaaaattaaaaaagactGCATAGGCAAAATATTAGAAATCCAATATCAGTATGCATATGCATACTTCGTATTTCCTGATTGCACTTCGTTGAGCTGATTTAAAGTCCTTTTACAATCTCgatacatattaaatattaattattaatctaACACCGTCATATCCATCTCTGTAACTCATTTTCTACAGTCTTCACACTATAGAGAATCCGGATCCATGAACAACAACTTAAAGGCCGGCGTTCCCATACCTCAAAGCTACGCATCCAAACCCCAAAGAAAATTTCAATCCACCAAAAAACCACGACTGAAACTAAATATAGAGGTGAAAATACATTTCAAACATACACCTTAAAAACAACAAGCCACTAAAAACCCCACAAAGTTAACTCAATAACAAGGAACTTAGGGTTCCCAAAACCTGAATGTTGAGGAATAAAACGGCGTAAATTACAAGGGACCtagaattttgaaaatcttgTCAACGACTGGTTTGTGACGGATTCCAATCCTCGTTATTATGTGTGAACTGTTAACATAGttttgaaaagaatatataGGTCGACGACAATTTTGACAAAGCAATCGGGGATTTCTAACACATGAAACCTAGAAATAGGTTTGGTGAGAGAGGCAGCGAGTCTAACCAACCTTAAAATTCTCGACCAAGACGAAACCTCTGCTCATAGAATTCAACAAAACAGGGGCAACTCAGCTCTGAAGTTGACGCagtgaaaattcaaaattctgGAAATggaaataattcaaaaaaaaaacgaaagtgttgctgaaaagaaaagaacgaGAAAGTTGCAGTTATAAACTGAATTTGTTAGACGGAAGTAGCAGAGaaggttttggttttggttgcTAAAAGCGGAAAGACGGTTTTCCTAGCCGTTTTCACCCTTGTACGGCGTTCTTAACTATGTGAACTCACTCGTCTCTTCCGTTTTAGATCTcgatttttttatcaatataaatataaattaattaaatatctcCCATTGAATCACTTTCTGTTTaatctataattaaaaataaataaaagaaactcgCTGCTTTGCTTCCCTACGGTTACGATATTATTGCAGTCAATTCCATTGAATTCGATATCTTgtaatttaatgttaatttttattagtgagtaattataatttaataaaaaaaaaaactatggagttttaaaaattctttatatacatgtaaataataaatacgatacacatatttattaaaatacatacaaatcaattatttaacaCTCCTAAtcaatatgatataaaattttaacttaagattctaaaattacattaattacaattatattatacaaaaaaaaaagtattactaGTGGTATAATAGTTTGCATAAGTTATAGTAGTTTTTTTCACTTCATGGCTAACTAGATTATAGCATATTCATCCAAATTGAAAGTTCAACTCAATAACATCTtagtttacttttaatttaatcaaatttatcaaagtACTTTCCATAGTAAGAACGtcgtttatataaaataatacctTTTTTTTAAGTGACAGAAATGAAATATCGTTTTGACTTTTCTAATTATGACAAGAAGGCATTTTAAGTCAACTTCTAATAATGAAATGATGGAGCTGgtcgttattttttttttaaattattaaactataaaaaaaaaatcgtcttGTTTAAAATTTTGCTTTTTTAGGTTTCTTAAAATactaattgttttatatataaggTGAAATGAAACCTTTTTTCTAAATACTATTATATTTCAcccatataataatatttctatcTAGACGAATTTTAAGAGTTATTGCACattcaaaattagaaaatagaTATTGAATGGTTAATTGAAATATGGTTTATTTTTAGagataatttttagtttatgatatactaaaatttaaataattttataatcattcaaaactaatatatatagataaagtAAGTTATAAGTATGTgagtaaattatattattttaataaaaatacaatattatacacaaattatctatatataacttttaatgtTGTATTATTCATCTCATATAACTTATATCAATTGaaacatgtatttattttaaaacatgtaaaaactCAACACTATTTAAATATCAGTTTAAGTTTAAGTGTAATTTATTCTCATATTAGGGCAGCTGCATTGTGAGGGTGTATGTGATGTTGAAATTaatgcatttatttattttgcaattTTGTAAACATGAGTATCTTAAGGCGTAAATGTTTGACAGAAAGAAGCTTTGTTAAATAAGGGTAATGGAATTGACAAATTGGGATTCACAATTATGGGATTAGGTTTCCCTTTTATTTTGGGATTTGAtatctcattttcttctctacTATTTGTCAATGTCTCCAGCAGGCCAAATAGTGTAAACTTCGATGCTTGAAGTTGTCATGCTTTGATTTGCtacaaacaatatttttcttttctgaccAGATCAGCTAACAAAAACTAGTCTTCTTCAATTTCCGAAATTTACACCAACATCTAtaatgagttaaatatgttttttactttttttaattattagaaaacattgtacatatatttaaataaaactatacgttatattgtttttaaagtttataaaaatcgCTACAATAAATTGATGATGGTTGAAGTTGGCGGATGGTGatctaaattagaaaaaagataTGAGAATAagatgatagataaaaaaaaatgagactaaataatgaaaatgactCGATTAGTGGTGGTGACACAACAAACGATGAACAA
This window encodes:
- the LOC106752892 gene encoding peroxisomal membrane protein 13, with the translated sequence MEPKPQPSANSPPPKPWEQAGSSSGPAPFKPPSAGNTSDVVEASGTAKPGEIVSASDRTAAVNRNSLGRPVPTRPWEQNYGNNAYGGYGSTMNYNSGYGSGMYGSSYGGLGGGMYGSSYGGGLYGNSMYRGGYGGGMYGSSGMYGGGMYNGGFGGPMGGYGMGGGPYGDQDPNNPFGGPPSPPGFWISVLRVMQGVVNFFGRISILIDQNTQAFHLFMTALLQLFDRSGLLYGELARFVLRLLGVRSKSKKVHPPGPNGQLLPGPYNSSGDVNYIEAPKAAPSGSWDNVWGNDSPQ
- the LOC106752890 gene encoding protein NLP8 — its product is MEYPFSSKEREIGDWQSFGNQLVGSTSLDSRMSNSISEDMPNSFSELMNFDTYAGLCTSPSISDQILANELPSFASLPYSLPDGFNLVQQNNGQCYMSGVGRNDNDMESSPIYGEKVACQQVDTLLGFLNDANEANNLNSKLKIIGSSQHLNNSDAGNYIMSRPPALSLDERMLRALSFFKESAGGGILAQVWVPIKNGDQFILSTSEQPYLLDQMLAGYREVSRTFTFPAEGKSGCFLGLPGRVFTSKVHEWTSDVGYYSMNEYLRFEHAINHHVRGSIAFPIFEMHSELLCCAVLEIVTTKEKPDFNREFEIVCRALQLVNLSTAKPLRCLPQCLSNNKKATLTEIVDVLRSVCHAHRLPLALTWLPCCYTEGSRGEVTRIRTKGCHSTISGKNILCLEESACYITDRALAGFVRACTEHHIEEGKGIAGKALRSNHPFFCPDVKAYDISEYPLVHHARKYNLNAAVAIRLRSTYTNHDDYILEFFLPVNMRGGLEQQLLLDNLSGTMQRICSSLRTVSDAELSRIDSSQQGFEMKNAPYFPPLSCQNSGVPLINGDYHSVPMMPSTPTNAGGNEIEPSANQGRNGAKRQVQKNRSTSEKNVSLSVLQQYFSGSLKDAAKNIGVCPTTLKRICRQHGISRWPSRKINKVNRSLKKIQTVLDSVRGVEGGLKFDPSMGAFVARGSIIQETDAHKSLLFPEKNIIKDPAHITQEAVPVPRAPCNEVENFSFKLEEELKKTNSFSVGCCEDSKSMAIDDGSCEMESLCTKLQDCPEQACLGSVLPKEQEKWTRNKSGLRVENFKCSILGQSSNSLIGKEMDIGVDGDAEVVEPNHPSSSSLTDSSNDSGSMMHSISSGSESFKNHNQSKVKSTIVDSGSKLIVKAIYREDTIRFKFDRSAGCFRLYEEVAARFKLQTGSFQLKYLDDEEEWVMLVSDADLQECLDILDDIGTCSVRFLVRDLPSILTSSGSSNSYLGGSS